In one Polynucleobacter sp. JS-JIR-5-A7 genomic region, the following are encoded:
- a CDS encoding TIGR02450 family Trp-rich protein, producing MNKLSPKKLLLTKWTAVKPIAKQKHFLVSKVILPEPPNEKIEFVEIEAVYSKKTTQIAWRDLTNSELWVQGWK from the coding sequence ATGAATAAACTGAGTCCCAAGAAACTGCTACTCACTAAGTGGACTGCAGTAAAGCCGATTGCCAAACAAAAGCATTTTCTAGTGAGCAAGGTCATTCTTCCCGAACCCCCTAATGAAAAAATAGAGTTCGTCGAGATTGAGGCCGTCTATAGCAAGAAGACGACACAGATTGCTTGGCGTGACCTCACTAATAGTGAGCTATGGGTACAAGGCTGGAAATAA
- a CDS encoding group II truncated hemoglobin, which translates to MEKHSIYEAIGGIDKVDELVDRFYDLMALEPQFAELQAIHPPDSTSSREKLKFFLTGWMGGPDIYSPKYGHPMLRARHLHFKIGILERNQWLACMYRALEECGIDGNIAKQLEESLFNTADWMRNQPN; encoded by the coding sequence ATGGAAAAACACAGTATTTATGAGGCCATTGGGGGCATCGATAAGGTAGATGAATTGGTCGATCGTTTCTATGATCTCATGGCACTAGAACCCCAGTTTGCCGAGCTTCAGGCTATCCATCCACCAGATTCAACCAGCTCTCGAGAAAAGCTTAAGTTCTTCCTCACAGGCTGGATGGGCGGACCTGACATTTATTCACCCAAATATGGGCACCCTATGCTGCGTGCTCGTCATCTGCATTTTAAGATTGGCATCCTAGAGCGCAACCAATGGCTAGCATGTATGTATCGTGCGCTTGAAGAGTGTGGCATTGACGGTAATATTGCCAAGCAACTAGAAGAATCCCTCTTCAATACTGCCGATTGGATGAGAAATCAGCCCAACTAG
- a CDS encoding tripartite tricarboxylate transporter substrate binding protein, producing MPKPILIIRILLLSIALGLSSGVAYAAYPDKPIKIIIGFPAGGPLDAHIRLLSDKLQSVLGQPVIVDYKAGAGGAVGAQFVMQSPADGYTVLLANTGTMVINPAIYTKSPYDTLKDFQPIARTAQQPLALIVNKEVSANTLKEFIAYAKANPGKLNYGSAGNGGISHLVPEMLKSETGIFMVHIPFKGSAPAFTDLIAGHVQFMAESVPQAANYAKQGKVKALAVTSAKRNPALPNTPTVLETGVANLEVVGFYGILAPKGTSLDITNKLSQAFKETLESPDIQKKMIEQGADPAYLNADQFTKFLAAEMPRWAKAVKQAGAKLD from the coding sequence ATGCCTAAGCCCATACTAATTATCAGGATATTGTTGTTGAGTATTGCCCTAGGATTGTCTAGTGGGGTGGCGTACGCAGCATATCCCGATAAACCCATCAAGATCATTATTGGCTTTCCAGCGGGAGGCCCTTTAGATGCCCATATTCGATTGCTCAGCGATAAGTTGCAATCCGTATTAGGCCAGCCGGTGATTGTCGATTACAAAGCGGGCGCCGGTGGTGCGGTTGGCGCACAATTTGTCATGCAGTCTCCTGCTGATGGCTATACCGTATTGCTAGCAAACACTGGAACGATGGTGATTAATCCAGCAATTTATACAAAGTCACCATATGACACCTTAAAAGATTTTCAGCCTATTGCGAGAACAGCGCAGCAACCGCTTGCATTGATTGTGAATAAAGAGGTGAGTGCAAATACCTTAAAAGAATTTATAGCTTATGCCAAAGCCAATCCCGGAAAGCTCAACTATGGTTCAGCTGGCAATGGTGGAATTTCTCATTTAGTACCCGAAATGCTGAAAAGTGAGACGGGTATTTTTATGGTGCACATTCCTTTTAAGGGCAGCGCCCCGGCTTTTACAGACTTGATAGCAGGACACGTGCAATTTATGGCAGAGTCTGTACCTCAAGCAGCCAACTATGCGAAGCAAGGCAAGGTTAAAGCATTAGCAGTTACAAGTGCTAAACGCAATCCTGCTCTACCGAATACGCCGACTGTATTGGAAACGGGCGTTGCCAATTTGGAGGTGGTGGGCTTTTATGGAATTCTTGCTCCTAAAGGAACGTCGCTCGATATCACTAATAAATTGAGTCAAGCATTTAAAGAGACTTTAGAGTCTCCAGATATTCAGAAAAAAATGATTGAACAAGGCGCAGATCCTGCTTATCTCAATGCCGATCAATTTACAAAGTTCCTTGCTGCTGAAATGCCGCGTTGGGCAAAAGCAGTAAAACAAGCAGGTGCAAAATTAGATTGA
- a CDS encoding TerC family protein translates to MIESALQLLSDPNAWIAFLTLSALEIVLGIDNIIFISVIANRLPIEIREKVRRFGLFFALATRILLLLSLTWVMSLTTPLFTLLDHSISGRDLILLLGGFFLIWKASKEIYVEVEVGEHDAQIENVDSATVKKSIPALFLSSVLQIGLLDIIFSLDSVITAVGMVDEISVMIAAVIASILIMLIAAKPIGDFVQRHPSIKVLALSFLTVVGVVLIAEGMGMHIPKGYVYVAMGFSLTVELLNIRSREKKKLKKSH, encoded by the coding sequence ATGATCGAAAGCGCCCTGCAATTATTAAGTGACCCCAATGCTTGGATCGCTTTTTTAACACTCTCCGCCCTGGAAATTGTTCTGGGGATAGACAACATTATTTTTATTAGCGTCATTGCCAATAGACTGCCAATAGAAATTCGGGAAAAAGTACGTCGCTTTGGCCTGTTCTTTGCTTTAGCCACCCGCATCTTATTATTACTCAGCCTGACTTGGGTAATGAGTCTTACCACCCCACTCTTCACATTGTTAGATCATTCTATTAGCGGTCGTGATCTCATCCTATTGCTGGGTGGATTCTTTTTAATCTGGAAAGCATCGAAAGAAATCTACGTTGAAGTAGAAGTGGGCGAACACGATGCACAAATTGAAAATGTCGATAGCGCTACGGTCAAAAAGTCGATTCCCGCTCTATTTCTTAGCTCTGTATTACAGATCGGCTTACTCGATATTATCTTCTCGCTCGACAGTGTGATTACGGCAGTAGGTATGGTCGATGAAATCAGCGTCATGATTGCGGCCGTGATTGCTTCGATTCTCATTATGCTGATTGCTGCCAAGCCAATTGGCGACTTTGTACAACGTCACCCTTCTATCAAGGTCTTAGCCCTCTCCTTCTTGACGGTGGTTGGCGTGGTACTGATTGCAGAAGGTATGGGTATGCATATTCCTAAGGGCTATGTATATGTTGCGATGGGATTCTCCCTCACCGTTGAGTTATTGAATATTCGCTCGCGTGAGAAGAAAAAACTCAAGAAAAGTCATTAG
- a CDS encoding NAD(P)/FAD-dependent oxidoreductase: MTKAWDAIVIGGGAAGLFCAGVAGQLGKKVLVLDHAPVLGEKIRISGGGRCNFTNVHSSPANFLSLNPHFVKSALAKYPSKEFIKLVTAHGIHYHEKHQGQLFCDDSAKQIIEMLFAECATGKVVIRNPVVVAAVTKEGEHWLIHTSEGVEKTHSVVMATGGLPVPAIGATAYSLDIAKQFGLEVVDPRPALVPLSFTAETFGNLNELAGLSVPVRIASGSKGYRYGACRFNEDVLLTHKGLSGPAVLQASSYWLEGEPIHIDWLGAIERPGGFNCDTLFNNEDNRLKLTETILASVLPQRLAKAFAEQRNLLGRKWAEVSKKDRQALKELITNWAVKPAGTLGWKKAEVMLGGVDTKDLDGQTMMSRQHPGLYFIGECVDVTGHLGGHNFQWAWASGHACAQAL, from the coding sequence ATGACGAAGGCTTGGGATGCCATCGTTATCGGTGGCGGTGCAGCTGGTCTGTTTTGTGCTGGTGTAGCTGGTCAGCTTGGCAAAAAAGTACTCGTTTTAGATCATGCACCAGTTTTAGGTGAAAAGATCCGTATTAGCGGTGGAGGGCGTTGCAACTTTACTAATGTCCATAGCAGCCCTGCTAATTTTCTCTCGCTCAATCCTCATTTTGTAAAGAGTGCCTTAGCAAAATATCCCTCAAAAGAATTCATCAAACTCGTGACTGCTCATGGCATTCACTACCATGAGAAACATCAAGGGCAATTATTTTGCGACGATTCTGCCAAGCAGATTATCGAGATGTTGTTCGCTGAATGTGCCACAGGAAAAGTCGTAATCCGTAATCCCGTAGTAGTAGCAGCTGTTACAAAAGAGGGTGAGCATTGGCTCATTCATACCAGCGAGGGTGTAGAGAAAACCCATTCTGTAGTCATGGCGACGGGCGGCTTGCCTGTTCCCGCAATTGGCGCAACTGCTTACTCTCTTGATATTGCAAAACAGTTTGGTCTTGAGGTGGTTGATCCTAGGCCGGCATTAGTGCCGCTCTCATTTACTGCAGAGACCTTTGGTAATCTGAATGAGCTTGCTGGTCTGAGTGTTCCAGTCCGGATCGCATCTGGCTCTAAAGGCTATCGTTATGGCGCATGTCGCTTTAATGAAGATGTGTTGCTGACCCACAAAGGTTTATCTGGACCTGCGGTACTACAAGCCAGTAGTTATTGGCTTGAGGGTGAGCCTATCCATATTGATTGGTTAGGTGCCATTGAGCGACCAGGTGGCTTTAACTGCGATACCTTATTTAACAATGAAGACAATCGTCTTAAGCTGACAGAAACCATTTTGGCTTCTGTTTTACCCCAAAGGCTCGCCAAAGCTTTTGCAGAGCAAAGAAATCTGCTGGGGCGTAAGTGGGCCGAGGTATCCAAGAAAGATCGTCAGGCCCTCAAAGAGCTCATCACCAATTGGGCTGTGAAGCCGGCCGGAACTTTGGGTTGGAAAAAGGCTGAGGTCATGCTAGGCGGTGTAGATACAAAAGACTTAGATGGGCAAACGATGATGTCGCGCCAACATCCAGGTTTATATTTCATTGGTGAATGTGTTGATGTCACCGGGCACTTAGGGGGTCACAATTTTCAGTGGGCCTGGGCAAGTGGCCATGCTTGTGCTCAAGCCCTTTAG
- a CDS encoding LOG family protein — protein MSPKLPINNAQTITEFLNLHKSQTSEQDSVDSYKFAFDDEAFLSRRETIGIRFELELLKPEILLKEHGIDHTITVFGSTRFVSREHAEVFIKDAKTPTELESAKKALLHSQYYESARDFGALVAHYNATQQLSSNKLHICTGGGPGIMEAANRGAFEAGDQTIGFNISLPREQHPNPYISPGLSFRFHYFALRKMHFMLRARAIVAYPGGFGSFDELFEVLTLMQTKKVVSIPVILVGKAFWNEMVNFEGMVQFGVIDQEDMKAIHFVETAQEAWKIIQDWYQLA, from the coding sequence ATGAGTCCAAAGCTTCCCATTAATAATGCTCAAACCATTACTGAGTTTTTAAATCTTCACAAGAGTCAGACGTCTGAACAAGATTCCGTTGATTCTTATAAGTTTGCTTTTGACGATGAAGCATTTTTGTCTCGCAGGGAAACGATCGGTATTCGCTTTGAATTGGAATTACTCAAGCCTGAGATACTGCTAAAAGAACATGGCATAGACCATACGATTACAGTATTTGGTTCTACCCGTTTTGTCAGTCGAGAGCATGCAGAAGTATTCATCAAGGATGCCAAGACGCCTACAGAGTTGGAGTCTGCCAAGAAAGCATTACTTCATAGTCAGTATTACGAATCTGCTAGAGACTTCGGGGCTTTAGTAGCGCATTACAACGCGACTCAACAACTGAGTTCTAACAAGTTACACATTTGTACTGGCGGTGGCCCGGGAATTATGGAGGCGGCTAATCGTGGTGCATTTGAAGCGGGTGATCAAACGATTGGTTTTAATATTAGTTTGCCAAGAGAGCAGCACCCGAATCCTTATATCAGTCCAGGCTTAAGTTTCCGCTTTCATTACTTTGCTTTACGTAAGATGCATTTCATGTTGCGAGCTAGGGCCATCGTTGCTTATCCTGGTGGCTTTGGGTCTTTTGATGAGCTATTTGAGGTGTTAACTTTGATGCAGACTAAAAAGGTAGTTAGCATCCCAGTCATATTAGTAGGCAAAGCTTTTTGGAATGAGATGGTGAACTTTGAGGGAATGGTGCAGTTTGGGGTGATTGATCAAGAGGATATGAAAGCGATCCATTTTGTCGAGACTGCCCAAGAAGCTTGGAAGATCATTCAAGACTGGTATCAATTGGCCTAA
- a CDS encoding ABC transporter substrate-binding protein, producing MNKVLFFLAILWISQSSYSQPSGQSYRPMKTIDPSMISSFAPTGTLRVGINLGNPILANENPVSHQAQGVTVDIAQEIGKRIGLPVKLIPFKTAGNTVDAVKTGEIDLVFVAIDPVRGADISYTPAYIQIEGAYMVKASSPIKINEQVDVAGNEIVVGKGSAYDLYLTREIKHATLLRAASSQAVVDDFMSGKGNVAAGVKQQLESDAKRYEGLRMLPGRFMAINQAIGIPKARPQYELTTAYLSDVITQLKQSGFVAQALQRHQIEGAKVAD from the coding sequence ATGAACAAAGTTCTTTTCTTCCTCGCAATACTGTGGATTTCACAATCTAGCTATAGCCAACCCTCTGGCCAGTCCTATCGCCCCATGAAAACTATTGATCCCTCCATGATTTCCTCGTTTGCGCCTACAGGCACTCTACGTGTTGGCATTAACTTAGGTAATCCCATTTTGGCCAATGAAAATCCTGTGAGCCACCAAGCCCAGGGAGTGACGGTTGATATCGCCCAAGAAATCGGGAAGCGTATTGGCCTACCAGTCAAACTCATTCCATTCAAAACAGCAGGCAATACAGTGGATGCCGTGAAGACTGGGGAGATTGATTTAGTGTTCGTAGCAATTGATCCCGTCAGAGGCGCTGATATTAGCTATACGCCAGCCTATATCCAGATTGAAGGTGCTTATATGGTCAAAGCTAGCTCACCCATTAAGATAAATGAACAAGTTGACGTAGCTGGTAATGAAATCGTAGTTGGCAAGGGGAGCGCCTATGACCTCTACCTCACACGAGAAATCAAACATGCCACTCTTCTCCGAGCTGCAAGCTCACAAGCAGTCGTGGATGACTTTATGTCAGGTAAAGGTAATGTGGCAGCAGGCGTAAAACAGCAGCTAGAGAGTGATGCCAAGCGCTATGAGGGATTGCGGATGTTGCCAGGTCGCTTTATGGCAATCAATCAAGCCATTGGTATTCCGAAGGCAAGGCCCCAATACGAACTGACCACTGCATATTTAAGCGATGTGATTACTCAGCTCAAGCAATCCGGCTTTGTGGCACAAGCATTGCAACGCCATCAGATTGAAGGCGCTAAGGTAGCGGACTAA
- a CDS encoding NAD(P)H-hydrate dehydratase, with translation MTLAPSKLDILQALSPLGPLMRLKREPAEHKGHAGKAVLIGGAPGMAGALLLAGNACLHLGAGWTILEMLDPASARADSNQPELMIRLANNEPSEVLNQNQPDVIAIGPGLGNSALAIKWLKACLAYPKVPLIIDADALNLIADSTEILSALQLRNQQFPGQSILTPHPGEAAQLLKSSSAEIQVDRFSSLHQLVQLTQSMVVLKGQHTLIAGPQHSAVQCEAGNPGMGTGGMGDVLTGSITAIAAQGVHHHLNLWDSSCIAVQLHACAADSLVQKGVGPIGLTPSEVIAEMRSLLNKLL, from the coding sequence ATGACCTTAGCACCTAGCAAGCTCGATATCCTCCAAGCGCTGAGTCCACTCGGCCCACTCATGCGCCTCAAGCGTGAGCCTGCTGAGCATAAGGGTCACGCTGGTAAAGCCGTCTTGATCGGTGGTGCACCTGGAATGGCAGGCGCCCTCCTCCTTGCCGGAAATGCTTGCCTTCATCTTGGTGCTGGCTGGACCATATTAGAAATGCTTGATCCTGCGTCTGCACGCGCTGATAGCAATCAACCTGAACTCATGATTCGCCTGGCTAACAATGAACCTAGCGAGGTATTAAATCAAAACCAACCTGATGTCATTGCGATCGGACCTGGGCTTGGTAATTCTGCATTAGCGATTAAATGGCTCAAGGCTTGCCTGGCTTATCCCAAGGTTCCGTTGATTATTGATGCAGATGCACTCAATCTGATTGCAGACTCAACTGAGATACTCAGTGCACTTCAACTACGCAATCAACAATTTCCAGGTCAAAGTATTCTGACTCCTCATCCAGGTGAAGCGGCCCAGTTATTAAAATCTTCATCCGCAGAAATTCAAGTAGATCGCTTCAGCTCGCTTCATCAATTAGTTCAGTTAACTCAGTCTATGGTTGTTCTCAAAGGTCAACACACCTTAATTGCGGGACCCCAACACTCTGCAGTTCAATGTGAAGCCGGTAATCCCGGTATGGGCACCGGTGGCATGGGTGATGTATTGACCGGCAGCATTACAGCAATCGCTGCTCAAGGGGTGCATCACCATCTGAATCTTTGGGACTCTAGCTGCATCGCTGTTCAGCTCCATGCTTGCGCTGCCGATAGCCTAGTACAAAAAGGGGTTGGCCCAATAGGGTTAACTCCTTCTGAAGTAATTGCAGAGATGAGAAGCCTCCTGAATAAACTGTTATAA
- a CDS encoding DMT family transporter, with amino-acid sequence MQSTSAEHHHRRYLYGILMAGVGSMLFSGKAVLVKLAFGYGANAETLLALRMLMALPMFWSVYWWESRRKPMSPITWQDRGKLFFLGFLGYFLSSYIDFLGLQYISVGLERIVLYLTPTIVLLISYFALNKHISRMQWYALVVGYLGVFVVFIQDASSTGIHAWLGMILVFGSACSYAIYMIGSGEMVKRIGSVRLVVYASTASAVFSVIQSSLYNPSAVFEQAAQIYWLSLLNAGLCTVIPMFLVMIAINRIGSPLVAQAGILGPVSTIFLGYFILSEPITLMQIGGMVLVIAAMWLLVRNDAPRKKSSDSKTSDDFNEVEPLN; translated from the coding sequence ATGCAATCCACTAGCGCTGAACATCACCACCGACGTTACCTCTATGGCATTTTGATGGCCGGAGTGGGCTCCATGCTCTTTTCCGGTAAAGCTGTATTGGTAAAGCTGGCTTTTGGTTATGGGGCCAATGCAGAAACTTTATTAGCATTACGTATGCTGATGGCACTTCCAATGTTTTGGAGCGTCTACTGGTGGGAGTCTCGCAGAAAACCAATGAGTCCGATTACTTGGCAAGACCGTGGCAAATTATTTTTCCTCGGTTTCTTAGGATACTTTTTATCTAGCTATATTGATTTCTTGGGACTGCAATATATCTCCGTTGGATTGGAGCGCATTGTTCTCTACCTGACACCAACGATTGTTTTACTCATTTCCTACTTTGCTTTAAATAAGCACATTTCAAGAATGCAGTGGTATGCCCTTGTGGTGGGATACCTTGGGGTATTTGTCGTCTTTATTCAAGATGCGAGCTCGACAGGCATTCATGCATGGCTAGGGATGATATTAGTCTTTGGTAGCGCGTGTAGTTATGCCATCTATATGATCGGCTCTGGCGAAATGGTCAAGCGCATTGGTAGTGTGCGCCTAGTAGTCTACGCAAGCACGGCGTCTGCAGTATTTAGCGTGATTCAATCCTCACTGTATAACCCTAGCGCTGTGTTTGAACAGGCTGCACAGATTTACTGGCTCAGTCTTCTCAATGCAGGATTGTGCACAGTGATTCCCATGTTCCTCGTGATGATTGCGATCAATCGCATAGGCTCACCACTCGTTGCACAGGCCGGCATCCTCGGTCCTGTCTCCACTATTTTCTTGGGTTACTTTATTTTGTCTGAGCCAATTACTTTGATGCAGATTGGCGGAATGGTGCTGGTGATTGCTGCTATGTGGTTGTTAGTACGTAACGATGCCCCAAGAAAAAAGTCATCTGACTCTAAAACATCCGATGACTTTAATG